In Lolium perenne isolate Kyuss_39 chromosome 5, Kyuss_2.0, whole genome shotgun sequence, the sequence TGGCCACCAAATCTGGGAAGCCTGGGATATCTAGCCAGGAGGTTTCGAAGAAGAAACGTGAGGATTTGCGTGCGGAGGTTTCCCCAGTATCAAGCAGAAGTGGTGTGTGATCAGAACCAATCTGGGTTTCTGCCCGCAGGGTGGTAAGAGGGAAGCACTGTTCCCAGCTCGTGGAGACAAAGGCCCGGTCCAGGACACTCCTTACCGGGTCTAGCTGTTTGTTCGTCCAAGTAAACCTGGCGCCCGATCTCGGGATCTCACAAAGCGACAATCTAGCAAGGCAGTCATTAAATAAGTTGACTCTTGGCCAATTTATATTCGTGTTGTTCTTGTCCAGAGCTCCTCGGATGAGGTTAAAATCTCCAAGGATCACCACTGGATCCCGGCAAGAAGCAATCTTGGTCTCCAGCTCTTGGAGAAAGGCCAGGGATCGACTATGATCGGCAGGGCCGTAAACACCGACGAACTCACATCTAATTCTTTTCAGACGATCAAAGAGCTGAACACTAATGAAGAATTCTCCTTTTTGAACCTCCCCAACCTCAAAGGAGCTATCTCTAACCCCAAGCAGCATCCCGCCAGAGTTGCCTACAGCAGGGACCCAAGCCCAAAAAAATTGGTCACTATCCTCCAGACCATGCAGCTCTTGCATGGAGAAGTCTTGTCGCATAGTCTCTTGTAGGAATAGAACATCAATCTTGTTCAATCTAAGGTACTCTTTAAGCTGAGTCCGTCGGCCTTTCCGACCGAAACTCCGAATATTCCAGCCCAGGGCTCTCATTGAGGACACTCCTTTAGAGCCCGTGCTTGGCGAGCTGGGGTACATCTGAGCGTACGCTTGACATTGTTGTTTGTAAGCTTGGCTTGCACGACTAACTGGTTGATGGTGAGGTGGTCCTCATCCGACGCACTGTCGGATTGACCGCCGGGCTTGGTGGAGAGCATAGCCGGTGCATTCCCcacaggggctcggggtggatttGCGTTGTTAACTTCCTTAGCATTCtgttccttgtccttcatatctTTCACTGCCGCAGCTTTGGCCAACGCTTCTGCTAGCGCAGCTTGAGCGAGCTCCTTGGCCCGAATTAGCTCAAGAATCTCCAGGGGATTGTCCCCTGAAGAGCCTAGGAGAATATTGCAGTCCGCAGCAACAGACAGAAGGTGCGAATCGGAAGCAGCAGGCAAAACAGCAAAAACGGACGAAGGCAAGGGAGCAGCAGGGGTGGCAGGGATCTTAGACGTACCTGGGGTTTCCTTCTCCACGGCCCGACGGATGGCCTTCTGCAGGACTGGTTCCCCGGTCTGGCCCCCGGCGCGCGTGCTCCTTCTTGAACCAGACGTTGGGGTGGTCGCCGGCAGGCCGCCTGCTGAGGACGCCGTCTTGGAGTGGATAGAAGCCGACTTGGAGGCCGACACTGGTGCCAGGGGAGTGGAGGGAACAACCGCCGAGCGCGGAGCCTTGGAAGCAGGAGCGGAGGCCGAGATTTCGGCCAGGAGGttgatgaagcccttcctctgaGCTGGAGCCGAGCCCTGGGAAAGCTCCTTCTTCTTCTTAAGCTTCTGGCAGCGAATAGCTAAGGTCTCGTTGTCAAACTCCCAATGAATCGGGCTCTGCCAGCCTACCTCCTCTCTATCTGCAGCAGACAGCTTTGCCGCTTTAAGAGGGGAGAGGTGGAGAGCTGGAGAGCTGGCCTCCGGTGACGATATGATTACAGACGAAGGGGTATTGCCGGAGAGCGGCGCTGAGAGCTGGGGGAAGGACATGGACCCGACCGGGGAGCATTCCGGAGGCGACTGCAGAAGCACCAGGTTGGAACCATATTGGTCGAAGGAGTTGGGCATGAGGGTTTTCGCAACTGGAGAGCGCGGCGAGGGACATTCCAGAGGAGCCTGACACTCGCTAGTCCCGGCCTTGAGAGCAGGCGATGGCTTGACCCCGGATTTCTTCCTGATTTTCTTGACTGTTTGGAGAGCGGCTGTAGTCACGATCTGAAGAGAAGTCTTCTTGGTGCCTGCCGAGGTGGCGTTTGAGGAGGGGGCTCCAGATTTGTCGCCCGACTTGGCCTTCTGTCGTTTCCAGTTGTGATCCGACGCACTGAGTTCCTCcgtttcctcttcttcatcgtcgtcctGATCATCCTTGTCATTGTGTGGTGGAGGAGGCAGGTCAGTTGCACTAACTGAACCCTTGCTCGGTTCAGGAACCACCCGAATCGGAAAGATTTCCCCATGCACAGAAAGATTGACAGTAGTTCTAAGCTTAGCCGGGACAGGAGTATGGAACTTCATGAGCACCGGTTCGTCCTTAGAGAGGGAGAGCTCGTCGACAATGAGGGGTTTTCCAAGCATTACCATGGCTGCCATCAGATTGGCTGAGGAAAGCAGCGGCGGGGGCACGTCGTGGAGCCTCACCCAGACTTCCTGCAGCCTCCCGGAAGGTTTGGGAGCAGGCCTTACTTCAGAAACTACCACAGTGATCTTGCTAACTGGCAGGGTGAGATTAGTAGCATTCTTACAGAGCCTGAGGCTATCGGCATTGGGAAAGAGGACCGCAAACTCTGAATCTGCAACCTTGCGCACCTGAAAGTCCCAGGTTTCATCAATCAGCTTCTTGAGCCCTTCATTGATCGCCTCTTCAGTAGCTTCAGCAAGAACATAGGCCATATTGTCATGTTTTGGGTTGGATTCGAGTGGAGGGCAGTCAAACGCGTAGAACGCACCCCCATCAATCGCGAACCCAAACCATTTGAGCTCGGTTGGTCTGTTGGCATTCGGACACATGCCAGTTGTGTGGCCATCTACATCACAGAGCACACAGTGAGGAGGACGGGTGCAGTTGGATTGGAAATGGCCGGGGGTGGAACAGTTGAAGCAGGTGATCTTGGTCTTGGGCGCCAGGGGATCCACCCCAATGGATTCCACCTGGGAGGAGCCAGCAGTGGACGGGGGAGGAGCAGAAGCAGCAGGTGCAGGATTCCTTGGCTTGAAGTGCCTAGCTGACTTCTGCTGGCGCGGCGGGACGAACTCGCCTTCTTCCTGGAAACGGCGGCTATCATGATTGTACGCAGGGCGCCCTGCCCCATCATACCGGAAGGACTGGCCCGCGTACCGGCGGTCTGGCGAGCGCTCTCGCTCCCAGTCCTGGCGGCGGAGCTCATGCTCACGTTCGGCACGGTGGCGCAGCTCGAGTTCGCGGCGGCGCTCTGCCGGCGGAACCTCATCTTCAAAAGGGCGTTTGTTGGATTGGCGATCGGCGCGGTTGCGGTCCATGGGAGCAGGGCGGGAGGGAGGCGGCTGGATACCAGAGCGGCGGAGATCAGTGGCAGATGCGGGGAACTGAAGagatgctagggtttgggaggagcCGACCGGGGTCCAAACCCACTTATACCTCAAGCAGTTGGGCTGGGCCAAAGAAGGTGGGCCGGTATGCGTTGGGCCGCTCAGGCCCACAAGCCCAGGAGCCAGCCCAGGGACAACAGTTGTCTCCCCGTCGGCGCGTCGCACAGGCgagccagaggaggaggcggcggccaggGGCACCACCGAGCCAGCGAGCGCTTCGCCGGCAGAGGGGAGCGGAACCTGCAGCGAGCCCACCAGGACGCGCGGCGGAGGAGACGGGCAGCACCCAAGTCTCGGAGGGCCCGAGGGCAGAGCCGGGAAACACTCCAGGCCAAGATCCAGAACCAGCGCAGCCGGCGATCCGCCTCGACACTCGAGCGGCGAGGGGAGCCCCGACGAGACCGCACGCTGCGGGGAAGCGGCACCAGCGGGGAGGTTGCGCACTGCACTCCGGCCAAGCTCCAAGCTTTGTCAACGAAACCATCCAGGGTGATCCGCTCTGGATCAGATCTGGGGGAAGCAGGGGAGGAGCTCGATGATGGGTTCTCCTGGTCGGAGAGGCAGCTCTCACTAGAGCTTTCCTCAGCAAGCACGGAGAACCGAGATCCAGCGAGCCCAGCCGGCAAGGGCGCCGGGCGAGAGAAActgcgacggcggcggtggccacGGGGCGCCTGCGCCGACGCGTCGGAGGGAGGGAGGAAGCGCGCGGTCAGACACATCATTTACTTCACCTCCGTCGATGGAGAAGAATGTTGAGGAGAAAGTTCAAGCAATTGGATCTGAACTCCCTATCTTTGTGAAAGTAATGGGTATTATCAATATTGATGGCATTGGCAGCAGCACATGCGAAATGGTGAGTCTATACACTCGCTTATCTACATCTGTAAATATGGATGCGGTTCTATGCCCGTTATTTGTAGTTTATTGCTGATTTTGTTAATGAAACCTTGCGACCCCTTGCCGGTATTATATTGTGGAATttgcacacacacgcacacacacacacacaacacacAGCTAGAAGTATGCAAACCGTTTCCGCTGAATTAATCATCAAGCTGAATTTCAAGAACTGGTCAATCATCCTGACACATGTGCATTTGTGGATAGTCTTTCTGTGCGGAATATGCTTCGGCATATCTCCCGGACAAAAAGCATACTCTCTTCCTTCAGATGGAGGGCAAAACGACGCTGTGGGAGACTATGCTCGATATTCGAAGTACTGACAAATTGAGGCGGATTTCCAGAGGCTGGAAGCAATTCTCGAGGGAGAACGCCCTGGAGTTGGGAGACGTCTGCCTGTTCAAGCTGGAAGACACGGACACTAGTATTCTCAAGATGACTGCCTATGTAATTCGCAAGTCGCTGACGGAGCTGTAGCTGTCGAGCACTTGGTGCTCTCTCTATCTAGCACTACACATGACTATGAGAAGAGAACGCTAACTGGTGAACAATTTATGTCTGCTAAACAACTTCCTTTCCTTTTGTAGTGCTGTATAATCCGGGAGAATACTGAGCACTATTGTAGTACCTCTTGCCTGTTTAATTCTTCTCCCATGCTTGCCATTGGTTATTTGTTGTTGGGACTTGGTACAACATTTATTTGATTGCTGGTTGGGATGCCTCCAGATGATAAAGTTGTCTCCAAGGAGACATGCATGCTGTATGTGCGCGCCTGCCTCCTCGTCTAACACGGCAGCCACCGACTCCTCCTTCGTCTCCCTAGgatgatgacgtcgatgcactggcCTACCATAACGAGGGGGCCAAAGGCGACTCACACGACTTTGTCATTTCTCCACAATTGGTCGGCGGCCATGGCAGAGGGCCGGAAGTTTAACTTGCGGTGGACCGACCGGGGCAGGCTGCCAACTAGCTGTGGCAAATACCGGATTTCATCATGCTCGACAACAACGACGAGGAGTAGGCTCGGGTAGCAGACGGTACATACGCCTTTTAGtattatatattttttattttccttTATTCACTATGTAAAATATGTTTATGTTGAAAGAatgcaaaactttttttttttgcgtcGTGCCATTGGGGACACCTCTGCTGCAAACGGATGCGCGCGGTCACTTTCAGCGTCTGATTTGCGTCGTCCTATTAGAGATTCCCTAATTAACAAGTTGCCCCGGAATATCCACAGAGATGCATATCCAGTTTGTGCTTCTGCGCTTCATGGGAAAATAATCTCCACGAAACTAGGCTGGTCCTCGCATGTCTGATTCGAAAAATAATCTCCACGAAACTAGTGTCACATTACTCTAGTTAATTGATTCATTAGGATCAGACAACCAGTTACAAAAGGTTCGCATCTAAACTGAAAATAACGGCCGCTACTACGCCGGTCCTAACCGTCTGCTCCTCCCTGTCGCCGATGTCGTCCCCGTCCAAGGCCGCATGTGCAGCCCATATGGCTTCTTCCTGGCGGCGCTGCGTGACGACGGCCCGGTGTTGCTTCTCCCTGCGCTGGCCTCCCGGCGGCGCTCGTCCTGACGGCGGGCCAAGGCGGTGTTGAGCCCCGCCATCCAGTGtgccctcctctcctcctctgcCACCGCCCGCTCCACCTCCTCCGCTGCTACCTGCATCGCCAGCCGCGCCGCGTCGGGCAACATCGCCGCCGTCGCGGCCGCCCTCGCCTTCCTCGCCGCGGACGATTCCTCTTCATGCTCCCGATGGTCGAGGTCTCCTGTGGCAGACCCGCTGTGGGTCGTGCGGACCTGCCGttggtcctcctcctccacccaatcgACGCCGAAAAACACGGAGATGGCCGGAATATTCCGGCGGGTATCACGCGCTGGGGCGCTAGACCCAGATCCATGAGTTTATTTCCCGCGAGCGCTTAGACTTTGTGGGTCTACAAGATACGATCAAACGAGAATTCTCAAGCGCCGATCTTCGTGCCATTGATCCACATAGCAGATTTGCCTGGAATTCCATCCCGACGTTGGGACACTTGGGTGGGATCCTCGTAGGGGTCAACGAGGACGCGTTTGAGGTGCTGGAGTGGCATAGCAGCACCTACTTACTTAGAGTCGATGTCCTACAACTAAACAACAACACGAAATGGACTCTTTTTGTGGTCTATGGGCCGGCGGATCACCGTCTATCCGAGGATTTCCTTGGGGAACTCTCAGCGGCAACATCAGCCTGCCAACTTCCACTAGCGGTGGGAGGAGACTTTAACCTAATTAGGGGATCAGAGGATAGGACCAATGATAACATATACTGGCCTATGTCTTAACCTCCGTCTTAGCCTCACTTCTGGAAGAGTGAAAGTGGAGTAAAGAAACCTAGAGGTAGAACCCATTTGAGACTATGAATATTCAATCTCCGTTTGAACGAGCAAGCCCTCAAAAAGGCTAGTTTGAGAGGAGTCTAGAACTAGAAATAGAAAGAAGGCTAAAATGCACATGATCCAAATAAGGTGCGGGAAAAGTGTTGCTAAATTTCTCCCTTCGTCCATTTCATATGCGACTGCAGGGCGAATGGAAACAAAATACTTTTCCTTGCTCTTGATAATTTTTTTCCGTTGAACATAGACCcaatttttgcttttttttttttgattcctTAGAATCCTTTTTTTGTCTTATCTTCTACTTAAGCATATCAAGCTAACTTTATCTGTAAGCAGTTTTAGTATTTTTTTTATAAGTATTATTAAGTATAAGTCGAACTTTAAATTTTGAACTAGTTAATAGCTAAGATTAATAAATAAGATCTGAGATTTTACGGATTTCCTATACTATAACTATTTCTATTTGTTACACTATTTTTGCTATGTAAACCCACTTAGCTCAGAGGTTAGAGCATCGCATTTATAATGCGAGAGTCATCGGTTCAAATCCGATAGTCGGCTTTTTTCTTTATCGAGATTCTACGAACAAGAATCTTTTTTTTTTACGAATTAAATGGAAAATCCAGGATCTTTTATGTTTTCTATCTTACAAGGGCACACATGTTCAATCATTGTATCGCGAACATGGCACTCCGGGAGATCCGTAGGGACGGGTCTAGGTATACATGGACGAACAAACAATTCAACCGAGTGAGAAGTGTTCTCGATCAGGTGCTAATGTCCATTGAGTGGGAAGGCCTCTTACCCCTCTGCACCTTAACGGTGCAAACTATAATCGGTTCTGATCATGCTCCACTACTTCTAGACTCAGTGGAAGAGTCACGCCGTCGTAGCCCACGTTTCTTTTTTGAGAAAGGGTGGCTAGAGCGCCCAGAGTTTGCGGAGTTGGTGGCTAGCAAATGGCGTAGTTGGTGTTGTGAATGAGCAACTAGTATTCACAGGGGGTCAAAGGCCAGTACATGTACATGTATTACAATATGCAGGAAAGCCCCTCATACACTGGAAATCTACAGTAAAGGGGTCTATACAGCACTAacatcccccccccccctcaaactcatggtggatcaacaacactgagtttggagagaaagAATCCATGATGTGCTCGAGTCTGAACCTTCGTGAAAAAGTCAGCAAGCTATAGCTCGGAAGGCACATACTGAAGAGCCATAACCTGATCCTACACAACATTACGCACAAAGAAGGCATCAACGCAAATGTGTTTGGTGAGCTCGTGCTTCACAGGATCACGCGCAATGCTGATGGCACCAATACTGTCAGATAAGAGAGGAGTCGGTGCATCGGCAGAAACACCAAAGTCCTCCAATAACcagcgtaaccaagtcacctctgACATCAAGAGAGCCATCGCTCGCAACTCAGCCTCGACACTCGAACGAGAGACTGCAACCtgcttcttggtcttccaagcaatGAGAGAACCACCAAAAAAGACACAgtagtgtaagggtattttacccttatccattattttggtatctatgataccgtactagagtatttggactaatacatgcctacaagatgactttcaggtattagccaaagaggtatgatggtgtagcaatggaacaaaaaggcaacgggagacccccccaattcgacgaaaaatcagcaagcttttcagagcctggccggtcacagatccggtcggaccggccctagcaccggacagcccggtcaccaaccggacccagaaccggtgccatccgggcaggatCCAGTAAAGAAGGCAAGACCTCCGGTCGACGTCCGGTCGccagcccggtttcggaccggctgctccggtccatggcccggtctgaccgggcacgAGGCCAGCGGCCGGTCAGCAACCGGACTTTgcgcctgtgacatccgggcgacatccagtaagctcagacgcctgcccggtcaagacccggtcccagctccggttagaaaccggccggcccggtctgtggcccggtctgaccgggctgtggaccggcctgtccggcgccaaatccggtcgaccgggtttctcgaagaatctgctgatgtggcaagtgaccaatggccgtatttcgaagaacactataaataggtcttctcctacctctgaacagttaggcactacactacaagctgttcttgagctctctctctcatactccattgctagaaacaccaaaagcctcagatctccctcctcctccacccaaactcaaatccctccggggaatcattagaggaggacccgatctaccgttctaccaagccaaatctcattcccccttgtattcattgagaagcttgcttcctagggttccttggaaaccctaggtgggcaagaggagtccggaagcatccgggctgtggatttgctccgggcaagattgtgaaggtttggaggctacctcaaagtctaccacaagtgagtgagctattccttcgtgggataggctccggagaatagggtgagccttcgtggcgcggggaatccttcgtgggacctccactcctccaaacgtgacgtaccttgttgcaaagcaagggaacacgggaatacatcctcgtctccgcgtgctatcggttatctctaaccgaactccttacttgtgatttaactgcctgtgagagccttcgtgctcgagttagttgtatcctcatataggttgcttcacctagtttgcattaggctcatctttatattccgcaaagcctaatattgcaaagaaagaattaaaatttgtagaaacctattcaccccctctaggtttaccatctctatactttcaattggtatcagagcctggactcttattaagggcttcaccgccttaagagtgagatggataaactcttcgagggtctagatgacgactctaacctttcggttaaagagatgaaatctagattcttggcatatgatgccgagaagaagaaaaaggaggatgagctacaaaaccaaatgacagaaatgactgccatgcttaagaacctaactgcgggtggaactcctagtggggcttcggcctctaaggaatcctaccatgatgttaaccatgactatcccagaaacacttcacccatgcctcatataaaccatagtgggaccgttccccattacgatggaactcactttccacattggaaatctgctatggaatctcatattcgcagctgcagtgtggagctatgggagctcattgttcatggacatcgggagccacaagatcctactcggttgacctccaccgagttctacaaccgtcaactcaatgcatccgcacgtgacaagattagaagt encodes:
- the LOC139831177 gene encoding uncharacterized protein, with amino-acid sequence MCLTARFLPPSDASAQAPRGHRRRRSFSRPAPLPAGLAGSRFSVLAEESSSESCLSDQENPSSSSSPASPRSDPERITLDVRNLPAGAASPQRAVSSGLPSPLECRGGSPAALVLDLGLECFPALPSGPPRLGCCPSPPPRVLVGSLQVPLPSAGEALAGSVVPLAAASSSGSPVRRADGETTVVPGLAPGLVGLSGPTHTGPPSLAQPNCLRYKWVWTPVGSSQTLASLQFPASATDLRRSGIQPPPSRPAPMDRNRADRQSNKRPFEDEVPPAERRRELELRHRAEREHELRRQDWERERSPDRRYAGQSFRYDGAGRPAYNHDSRRFQEEGEFVPPRQQKSARHFKPRNPAPAASAPPPSTAGSSQVESIGVDPLAPKTKITCFNCSTPGHFQSNCTRPPHCVLCDVDGHTTGMCPNANRPTELKWFGFAIDGGAFYAFDCPPLESNPKHDNMAYVLAEATEEAINEGLKKLIDETWDFQVRKVADSEFAVLFPNADSLRLCKNATNLTLPVSKITVVVSEVRPAPKPSGRLQEVWVRLHDVPPPLLSSANLMAAMVMLGKPLIVDELSLSKDEPVLMKFHTPVPAKLRTTVNLSVHGEIFPIRVVPEPSKGSVSATDLPPPPHNDKDDQDDDEEEETEELSASDHNWKRQKAKSGDKSGAPSSNATSAGTKKTSLQIVTTAALQTVKKIRKKSGVKPSPALKAGTSECQAPLECPSPRSPVAKTLMPNSFDQYGSNLVLLQSPPECSPVGSMSFPQLSAPLSGNTPSSVIISSPEASSPALHLSPLKAAKLSAADREEVGWQSPIHWEFDNETLAIRCQKLKKKKELSQGSAPAQRKGFINLLAEISASAPASKAPRSAVVPSTPLAPVSASKSASIHSKTASSAGGLPATTPTSGSRRSTRAGGQTGEPVLQKAIRRAVEKETPAMATSCKK